The following proteins are encoded in a genomic region of Pseudanabaena galeata CCNP1313:
- the cas10d gene encoding type I-D CRISPR-associated protein Cas10d/Csc3, producing the protein MNDQQLSFFDNDDDLPTESIDFESTEDTEQDKPPERPELLTIRLFKEAIKKENEGDQILEKFADHVLPNLIRQLVGFTAKGGQFTEDRKAEGKNVERSKHDQSLTAHLLNGLFPTYRILKNLKNHPETNQVKRLCAGNDFIEALFICDYILHDSDKLPDYQSWLIANDTDGNFRDRDWKSKPAKKEDAPNFGRDFVEKKVLDFGLDKLFDSNWRDYLDDIVWGIHNAGVKYDADLGMEKRGLKPQLDGRERGILSRLVRISDLFASVIKHPQDIQSSGLQELLHDLSNGQLKFTYHSLSDNRGVLTNILNNALMDAHPKDDYTPLLFLPDGVVYLAKAKAIEINTDQIPDQVIAKIRSLCAGQLKRRQTGFGRDGKGFKFADYYWLFFDSVQLMQVSVSAASKLIPITKVSSAKKRGDSLAKAQASGELPDNLDLDFPDNPLIDRLAEFGDTLCRGIWREWCDRANNWQKQQPKAERKALPELDLTEKLAEVLDLANEIPIVKAIQSLKKTGGVPLDWYYLAAQYCRKHPDLDDNGSRQIMEVLTSHAAELIRPIYEEFTFPDGWDDLRTYVSRSISLPSGAVIAPQPDSFLVEMGRYKAAKVVGRGRENVCAMSSSAYTVSEQMESATLFAPQVYSNRQILFNAQAAKRQICSIWSIEIMLRQILMNQTNSTGGDFEGRKYRYLYLYPTYFFTPETNKFLQKAYSWIARIRFDADIRKHLISEDQVAKFEIANYQSVDSLLIQENLNPEDDRTFKMLGYPDDQPLTFFFLALPPSRDATDTESWVMPSWLAMALPLILDVKTVVSESPVPPFISGADFEETALLDGEHQAIRSLIKRDRIRLDAIIPRETAERKFSPLNALSTAYCIHLEANRKKDGDPDWGKLSALARDLETSPLFVFHYLNVWLRKQDRDTVPIQKVKLYLDLYYYLDPEGKDVNQLRKLTQLYRAFYRAKSQYAKANAVLKPIDEAADVIIKINKTLANDTESLTDIVSARLAKLMTNVRRRAAEGKPTLTFVDGKWKPALTSEQERQAIYEFSLFFVKEIFEGTFKGDRSRLAGTQLNLIRDTCDYLYRLEDDRERQERKVDEPSEIPEILEDDTDQSNL; encoded by the coding sequence ATGAATGATCAACAACTATCATTCTTTGATAACGATGATGATCTTCCTACTGAGTCTATAGACTTTGAATCTACGGAAGATACAGAACAAGATAAACCACCAGAACGACCCGAACTGCTTACAATTCGGTTGTTTAAAGAGGCAATTAAAAAAGAAAATGAAGGCGATCAAATACTTGAAAAGTTTGCTGATCATGTTTTGCCTAATTTGATTCGTCAGCTTGTCGGCTTTACTGCCAAAGGTGGTCAATTTACCGAAGATCGCAAGGCTGAAGGTAAAAATGTTGAACGTAGCAAACACGATCAATCTTTAACGGCTCATCTGCTTAACGGGTTATTTCCGACTTACCGTATTCTAAAAAATCTAAAAAATCATCCAGAAACAAATCAGGTCAAGCGATTATGTGCAGGCAATGATTTTATAGAAGCACTGTTTATCTGTGACTACATTTTGCATGACTCCGATAAGTTACCCGATTATCAAAGTTGGTTAATTGCCAATGATACGGATGGAAACTTTCGCGATCGCGACTGGAAAAGCAAACCAGCCAAAAAAGAGGATGCTCCAAACTTTGGACGCGATTTTGTTGAGAAGAAAGTATTAGACTTTGGCTTAGACAAACTTTTTGATAGTAATTGGCGTGATTACTTAGATGACATCGTATGGGGTATCCATAACGCAGGAGTCAAGTATGACGCTGATCTGGGTATGGAAAAGCGGGGACTCAAGCCTCAATTAGACGGCAGGGAAAGAGGTATTCTGTCACGGCTTGTGAGAATTTCTGATCTCTTTGCTTCAGTAATTAAGCATCCCCAAGACATTCAAAGTAGTGGTTTACAGGAGTTGTTACACGATCTCAGTAATGGACAACTTAAATTTACCTATCATTCACTGTCAGATAATCGAGGCGTTCTTACCAACATCTTAAATAATGCCTTGATGGATGCCCATCCCAAGGATGACTATACTCCTTTACTCTTTTTGCCTGATGGTGTTGTTTATCTAGCTAAAGCTAAAGCTATCGAAATCAATACCGATCAAATTCCCGATCAAGTTATTGCCAAAATCCGATCGCTTTGTGCGGGGCAACTAAAACGTAGACAAACTGGCTTTGGACGTGATGGTAAAGGCTTTAAATTTGCAGATTACTACTGGCTATTTTTTGACAGTGTGCAACTCATGCAAGTAAGCGTTAGCGCTGCCTCAAAGCTAATCCCAATTACTAAAGTTTCTTCAGCGAAAAAGCGTGGTGATAGCTTGGCAAAAGCTCAGGCATCAGGAGAGTTACCAGACAATCTAGATTTAGATTTTCCTGATAATCCATTGATTGACCGATTAGCCGAATTTGGCGATACCCTATGTCGTGGGATTTGGCGAGAATGGTGCGATCGCGCTAATAACTGGCAAAAACAACAACCAAAAGCAGAGCGTAAAGCTTTGCCAGAGTTAGATTTAACTGAGAAGTTAGCTGAGGTTCTCGATTTGGCTAACGAAATTCCAATAGTAAAGGCAATTCAATCTCTCAAAAAAACAGGAGGAGTTCCCCTAGATTGGTATTATCTAGCTGCTCAATATTGCCGTAAGCATCCTGATCTTGATGACAATGGCAGTCGCCAGATCATGGAAGTATTAACCAGTCACGCAGCAGAGTTAATCCGCCCAATTTATGAAGAATTTACTTTTCCTGATGGTTGGGATGATTTACGGACATACGTTAGCCGCAGTATTTCCTTACCATCGGGAGCAGTAATTGCACCTCAGCCTGATAGCTTCTTAGTTGAAATGGGACGCTACAAAGCCGCTAAAGTAGTTGGACGTGGTAGAGAAAATGTCTGTGCGATGTCTAGCTCTGCTTACACCGTCAGCGAACAAATGGAATCGGCAACTCTCTTTGCTCCACAGGTTTATAGTAATCGTCAGATTCTATTTAATGCCCAAGCAGCAAAGCGCCAAATTTGTTCTATCTGGTCAATTGAAATTATGCTACGGCAAATTTTAATGAATCAGACTAACTCCACTGGTGGGGACTTTGAAGGACGCAAATATCGTTATCTCTATCTTTATCCAACGTACTTTTTCACACCAGAAACGAATAAATTCTTGCAAAAAGCCTATTCGTGGATTGCTAGAATTAGATTTGATGCAGATATTCGTAAACATTTAATTAGTGAGGATCAAGTTGCTAAGTTTGAGATTGCGAATTATCAAAGTGTTGACTCTTTACTAATTCAGGAGAACTTAAACCCAGAAGACGATCGCACATTTAAAATGTTGGGCTATCCCGATGATCAGCCCCTTACATTTTTCTTTCTTGCTCTACCACCGAGCCGAGATGCTACAGATACAGAATCTTGGGTAATGCCGTCATGGTTAGCGATGGCATTACCTCTCATCCTTGACGTAAAAACTGTTGTTTCTGAGTCACCTGTACCACCTTTTATAAGTGGTGCTGATTTTGAGGAGACAGCTTTACTCGATGGTGAGCATCAAGCTATACGTTCGTTAATCAAACGCGATCGCATTCGCCTTGATGCGATTATTCCTAGAGAGACAGCAGAGCGTAAATTCTCACCTCTCAATGCTTTGAGTACAGCCTACTGCATTCATTTAGAGGCTAATCGAAAAAAAGATGGCGATCCTGACTGGGGAAAACTGTCGGCATTAGCCCGTGACCTAGAAACCAGTCCTCTATTTGTTTTCCACTATCTCAATGTGTGGTTACGCAAACAAGACCGAGATACTGTACCAATCCAAAAGGTGAAACTCTATCTCGATCTCTACTACTATCTTGATCCAGAGGGAAAAGACGTGAATCAACTTCGTAAACTAACTCAGCTTTACCGTGCGTTTTATCGTGCTAAGAGTCAGTATGCCAAAGCCAATGCTGTTCTCAAACCGATTGATGAAGCAGCAGATGTGATTATCAAGATCAACAAAACCCTAGCTAATGACACAGAGTCACTCACTGATATTGTCTCGGCAAGGCTTGCTAAACTCATGACCAATGTTCGGCGGAGGGCAGCAGAAGGCAAGCCAACCCTTACTTTTGTTGATGGTAAGTGGAAACCTGCACTCACTAGCGAACAGGAGCGTCAAGCCATTTATGAGTTCTCACTATTTTTTGTCAAAGAAATCTTTGAGGGGACTTTTAAAGGCGATCGCTCTCGTTTAGCAGGAACACAACTCAATCTAATCAGAGATACTTGTGATTATCTCTATCGTCTCGAAGATGATCGAGAACGTCAGGAGCGTAAGGTTGACGAACCCAGCGAAATCCCTGAAATTCTTGAAGATGACACCGATCAATCAAATCTTTAA
- the cas6 gene encoding CRISPR-associated endoribonuclease Cas6, producing MPHSLVVNFMPKTPIYPEYLTGRHIHALFLTLVSSVDKELGDRLHGEKANKGFGLSPIQQLAVSDRQLAVSSDKNKPKLKKANSQQLKAKSLSWHNQEISPSTPCWWRITLLDEVLFSKLTGLWLNLNPDRAFHLGSADLYITSILGTPQSSQPWANFATYQQIYDRASDTEKAIAFHLATPTAFRQGKYDSPLPTRDNVFKSLCDRWNTYSEIPINPEIIEYIFPSKFDIKTEVVKNYDTHSFIGCVGEIGYRILGDASPDAIKQINALADFAMFAGIGRKTTMGMGMAKRLLAISC from the coding sequence ATGCCTCATAGCTTAGTTGTTAATTTTATGCCAAAAACACCGATTTATCCTGAATATCTAACAGGACGGCATATTCATGCGCTTTTTTTGACATTGGTTAGCTCTGTAGATAAAGAACTAGGCGATCGCCTGCATGGTGAAAAAGCGAATAAAGGATTTGGGTTGAGTCCGATTCAGCAATTGGCGGTTAGCGATCGGCAATTAGCGGTTAGCTCTGACAAGAACAAACCCAAGCTAAAGAAAGCCAACAGCCAACAGCTAAAAGCTAAAAGCCTCTCTTGGCACAATCAAGAAATCTCCCCCTCAACTCCCTGCTGGTGGCGCATCACCCTATTAGATGAAGTTCTCTTTAGCAAACTCACAGGACTTTGGCTCAATCTCAACCCCGATCGCGCTTTTCATCTTGGTTCCGCCGACCTCTATATCACCAGTATTCTCGGCACACCCCAATCGAGCCAACCTTGGGCAAACTTCGCCACCTATCAACAAATCTACGATCGCGCCTCAGATACAGAAAAAGCGATCGCCTTTCACCTCGCTACACCCACCGCATTCCGTCAGGGTAAATATGACTCGCCATTACCCACTCGCGACAATGTATTTAAAAGCCTATGCGATCGCTGGAACACCTACAGCGAAATCCCAATTAATCCCGAAATTATCGAATATATCTTTCCCAGTAAATTTGACATTAAGACAGAAGTTGTCAAAAACTATGACACCCATAGTTTTATCGGTTGTGTCGGTGAGATTGGTTATCGAATTCTCGGTGATGCCTCACCAGATGCGATCAAACAAATTAATGCTCTAGCGGACTTTGCGATGTTTGCTGGAATTGGGAGGAAGACGACGATGGGGATGGGGATGGCTAAGAGGCTGTTAGCGATTAGCTGTTAG
- the cas2 gene encoding CRISPR-associated endonuclease Cas2, with protein MFLVISYDISEDKRRTKIHKILKSYGQWMQFSVFECELTDAQYAKLRSRLSKLIKPDEDSIRFYTLCACCQPKIERIGGEQVRDNTIFFA; from the coding sequence ATGTTCCTAGTCATCTCCTACGATATTTCTGAAGATAAGCGCCGTACTAAGATCCACAAGATCCTGAAGTCCTATGGGCAATGGATGCAGTTTAGTGTGTTTGAGTGTGAGCTTACGGATGCTCAATACGCGAAATTGCGATCGCGTTTGAGTAAGTTAATCAAGCCTGATGAGGATAGTATCCGTTTTTATACGCTATGTGCTTGCTGTCAGCCTAAAATAGAACGTATTGGCGGTGAACAGGTGCGAGATAATACAATATTTTTCGCTTGA
- a CDS encoding four helix bundle protein: protein MKDFKELKVWQRSHQITLKIYKITASFPKEELYGLVSQMRRSSSSIPTNIAEGCGRGSDADFARFLQIAMGSASELEYQLLLSVDLGFINQETYQAINPELIETKRMLNSFLQKLRSKN, encoded by the coding sequence ATGAAAGACTTCAAAGAATTAAAAGTATGGCAACGCTCTCATCAAATCACCCTCAAAATTTACAAGATTACGGCAAGTTTTCCCAAAGAAGAACTTTATGGTCTAGTTAGCCAAATGCGCCGATCTTCTTCATCGATTCCGACAAATATTGCAGAAGGTTGTGGTAGAGGTTCTGATGCTGACTTTGCAAGATTTTTGCAAATAGCAATGGGATCAGCTAGTGAACTGGAATATCAGCTATTACTATCTGTAGATCTTGGCTTCATCAATCAAGAAACATACCAAGCCATCAACCCAGAACTAATCGAAACAAAAAGAATGCTCAATTCTTTCCTACAAAAACTAAGATCCAAAAACTAA
- the cas5d gene encoding type I-D CRISPR-associated protein Cas5/Csc1 produces the protein MTHIYRCELELHDTLYFATREIGRLYETEAIIHNYALCYALGLVDSDRYGTQVSAEHEYRYFCREQVPMYEEHLSKLNEVGIYVTPARSLQHTSVLHTWKYANNNYHVEMEKTQKNIPSFGRAKEIAPESAFEFFILSQNPLPKLSKWIRLGKWMSKAELQVKKLDKVKQGNGDFIFPYPLNPLDVMFTHQVLSYDTVNMPPVSLIRNVSMNGHFYDVDGFKIPARMQYRFKV, from the coding sequence ATGACTCATATCTATCGCTGTGAGCTTGAGCTACATGACACGCTCTACTTTGCCACCCGTGAGATCGGACGCTTGTATGAAACCGAAGCGATCATTCATAACTATGCCCTTTGCTATGCCTTGGGGCTAGTTGATAGCGATCGCTACGGTACACAAGTATCAGCCGAACATGAATATCGCTACTTCTGCCGCGAACAAGTTCCCATGTATGAGGAGCATTTGAGCAAACTCAACGAAGTGGGAATCTATGTCACACCTGCGCGATCGCTTCAGCATACTTCTGTGTTACACACATGGAAATATGCCAATAATAACTATCACGTTGAGATGGAGAAAACTCAAAAAAATATTCCTAGCTTTGGCAGAGCTAAGGAAATCGCGCCCGAAAGTGCTTTTGAATTTTTCATCTTGTCCCAAAATCCCTTACCTAAACTTTCTAAATGGATTCGTTTGGGTAAATGGATGAGTAAAGCAGAGTTGCAAGTAAAAAAGCTAGATAAAGTTAAGCAGGGAAATGGAGATTTTATATTTCCTTATCCCCTTAATCCCCTTGATGTAATGTTTACTCACCAAGTCTTGAGCTATGACACCGTAAATATGCCGCCTGTTAGTCTGATTCGCAATGTCAGCATGAATGGACATTTTTATGATGTTGATGGCTTCAAAATCCCTGCTCGTATGCAATATCGCTTTAAGGTATAG
- the cas4 gene encoding CRISPR-associated protein Cas4, with protein MNEPIPIAALNQYAYCPHRCWRMFCAGEFVENHYTIEGTDLHQRVHTVGENQREETWQIRAIWLKSEQYGLIGKSDLIEEVDGNLYPIEYKRGHKGEWDNDAMQVVAQALCLEEMTGKTITKGYVYYAQTHQRQEIEITSELRDEAIAMITEISQMMETSKMPPAIYGNRCKGCSLFTQCVPMAKEKVGKYKEGC; from the coding sequence ATGAATGAACCAATCCCCATCGCCGCTTTAAACCAATATGCATATTGTCCTCATCGGTGTTGGCGAATGTTTTGTGCAGGAGAATTTGTTGAGAATCATTACACGATTGAGGGGACAGATCTACATCAGCGCGTGCATACGGTTGGCGAAAATCAACGGGAGGAGACATGGCAAATCAGGGCGATCTGGTTAAAGTCGGAACAATACGGATTGATCGGCAAATCGGATTTGATTGAAGAAGTTGATGGTAATCTCTATCCCATTGAATACAAACGTGGACATAAAGGGGAATGGGATAACGATGCGATGCAAGTTGTGGCTCAAGCCCTCTGTTTAGAAGAGATGACGGGTAAAACGATTACGAAGGGCTATGTTTATTATGCTCAAACGCACCAAAGACAAGAGATTGAGATTACATCTGAGTTGCGAGATGAGGCGATCGCAATGATTACCGAAATCTCGCAAATGATGGAAACTAGCAAAATGCCTCCTGCTATCTATGGCAATCGGTGTAAAGGTTGCAGTCTGTTTACTCAGTGTGTACCGATGGCGAAGGAAAAGGTTGGGAAGTATAAAGAGGGCTGTTAG
- a CDS encoding type I restriction enzyme HsdR N-terminal domain-containing protein — protein sequence MTKLLNPDDTYTFSRYFELKIEAEDLAKEFGYTLETKRLSLPKYTGELDRIQQTQSRIEEILPYVTLSNESARREWLIAPLLADVIHYTKAKVRVEYPIKVSKYLQGNLDYFIESSQALLIVEAKKADLNFGMTQLVSQLITLDQWQEDHTQEHFIGAVTTGKTWEFARLNRQSKHFEQGFEDYSIPDDLDEITRILVQELIG from the coding sequence ATGACTAAACTTCTTAACCCCGATGATACATATACTTTTAGCCGATATTTTGAGCTAAAGATTGAAGCCGAAGATCTTGCTAAAGAATTTGGCTACACCCTAGAAACCAAAAGATTGAGTTTACCCAAATATACTGGTGAGCTAGATCGCATTCAACAAACACAGAGTAGAATTGAAGAAATTCTGCCCTATGTTACTCTCTCGAATGAATCCGCACGGAGAGAATGGTTAATCGCTCCTCTTTTAGCTGATGTTATCCATTACACAAAAGCTAAAGTGAGAGTTGAATATCCCATCAAAGTTTCTAAGTATCTACAGGGTAATCTTGACTATTTCATTGAATCATCTCAAGCACTTCTCATCGTGGAAGCTAAAAAGGCTGATTTGAACTTTGGTATGACACAGCTAGTATCTCAGTTGATTACCCTTGATCAATGGCAAGAAGATCACACACAAGAACATTTTATTGGTGCTGTCACGACTGGTAAAACTTGGGAATTTGCTCGGCTCAACCGCCAGAGTAAGCACTTTGAGCAAGGTTTTGAAGATTATTCAATCCCTGATGATCTTGACGAAATCACCCGAATTCTTGTCCAAGAACTAATTGGTTAA
- the cas3 gene encoding type I-D CRISPR-associated helicase Cas3' codes for MTEYKIVLKPVYSETVETPKGIEIPDGWRLAWHQLETFKALQDPDIDVVFNTAMTGDGKSLAAYLSAMTGKNYTLAMYPTNELARDQEKQVQSYKTKFNPKYDPQIYRLNATTLEDFIETNNLPSKQSGLLNRVDNSEILLTNPDIFHYIHDFRYLRRNAQGKGDNPDKVFKRIDDNYKLFVFDEFHIFSSPQIASILNSILLMQHTGGRRKFLFLSATPSEMLQEFLTKSGMKYVWINPLSHGAYCYDTPNNAGQWRQINQSINLTFPCNLEPSLRSSYEWILENAESIILKFFLDHPQSKGAIILNSIAAVKKLTVALKPLFKRHGLEVRENTGLTGESEKASSVEEADLLIGTSTIDVGVDFKINFLVFEAADGGNFVQRLGRLGRHEGFSAYQAYALLPHFILSRLFEVESKPLTDGETYERPTFNDAIHQAYPFINEFTEYPKRWGGIQSAFVFSELKRMSQTYPEAADGFGKDVQNALGIKLKQQYGHIGELKNDGKSKVIDEARSFRGSSQLDCAIYDLTNPNEPECDRFKTYNLQGILSNFTFGWMEEDEFIQRAKMANAMRSRFKDVLCYLKLTGYRDVREDWKFFIPEDLGDIARLAKVQVLKGLEVWQPQGDGINQISRSLRSRGLVCYISDRDRATLRAKLGLPIHFQAYGLADKYSFSDRGSPPYTIAFGKSALILETLLRFWKPKEDLGWIC; via the coding sequence ATGACGGAATACAAAATAGTTCTCAAGCCTGTTTATTCTGAGACGGTGGAAACCCCAAAAGGGATCGAAATTCCTGATGGTTGGCGATTGGCTTGGCATCAGTTAGAGACTTTTAAAGCTTTGCAAGATCCAGATATTGATGTGGTATTTAATACGGCGATGACTGGCGATGGTAAAAGCTTAGCGGCTTATTTATCCGCTATGACTGGTAAAAATTACACACTTGCAATGTACCCAACTAATGAGCTTGCGAGAGATCAAGAAAAGCAGGTTCAGTCTTATAAAACCAAGTTTAATCCCAAATATGATCCACAGATTTATCGATTAAATGCGACTACCTTAGAAGATTTTATTGAGACAAATAATTTACCTTCTAAACAGTCAGGGTTGCTAAATCGGGTTGACAACTCAGAGATCTTGTTAACAAATCCAGATATTTTTCATTATATCCATGACTTTCGGTATTTAAGGCGCAATGCTCAAGGGAAGGGAGATAATCCAGACAAGGTATTTAAACGGATTGACGACAACTACAAACTCTTTGTATTTGATGAGTTTCACATTTTCTCATCACCTCAAATTGCAAGTATCTTAAATTCAATACTTTTAATGCAACATACAGGAGGAAGACGTAAGTTTTTATTTCTCTCTGCTACGCCTAGCGAGATGCTACAGGAGTTTTTGACTAAATCAGGCATGAAATATGTTTGGATAAATCCCTTGAGTCATGGGGCTTATTGTTATGACACTCCAAATAATGCAGGACAATGGAGACAGATTAATCAGTCTATTAATCTCACTTTTCCGTGTAATTTAGAGCCAAGCTTGCGATCAAGCTATGAATGGATTTTGGAAAATGCAGAAAGTATTATCTTGAAGTTTTTTCTGGATCATCCTCAAAGTAAAGGAGCAATCATCCTTAATTCGATCGCCGCAGTTAAGAAGCTAACCGTTGCTCTAAAGCCACTATTTAAAAGGCATGGGCTAGAAGTTAGAGAAAATACAGGTCTAACGGGAGAATCTGAAAAGGCTTCATCGGTTGAAGAAGCCGATCTCTTGATTGGTACATCGACAATTGATGTGGGCGTTGATTTCAAAATAAATTTTCTGGTTTTTGAAGCGGCGGATGGTGGGAATTTTGTACAGCGATTAGGACGACTGGGAAGACATGAGGGATTCTCAGCATATCAAGCTTATGCGCTGTTACCACATTTCATCCTTTCACGGTTGTTTGAGGTGGAGTCTAAGCCTTTAACTGATGGTGAAACCTATGAACGTCCAACTTTTAATGATGCAATTCATCAAGCCTATCCGTTTATCAATGAATTTACAGAATATCCAAAACGTTGGGGTGGGATTCAATCTGCTTTTGTCTTTTCTGAATTGAAAAGAATGTCACAAACCTATCCTGAAGCTGCTGATGGATTTGGCAAAGATGTTCAAAATGCCCTAGGAATTAAGCTTAAACAGCAATATGGACATATTGGAGAACTAAAAAATGATGGTAAATCCAAAGTTATTGATGAGGCTCGGAGCTTTCGAGGTAGTAGTCAATTAGATTGTGCAATTTATGATCTAACCAATCCTAATGAGCCAGAGTGCGATCGCTTTAAAACCTATAACTTACAGGGCATCCTGAGTAATTTTACCTTTGGATGGATGGAAGAGGATGAATTTATTCAAAGAGCAAAAATGGCAAATGCGATGAGAAGTAGATTTAAGGATGTGCTTTGTTATCTCAAATTAACTGGTTATCGAGATGTGCGTGAGGATTGGAAATTTTTTATACCTGAAGATTTGGGCGACATAGCGCGACTGGCAAAAGTTCAGGTTTTGAAAGGCTTGGAGGTGTGGCAACCACAGGGAGACGGAATTAACCAAATTAGCCGATCGCTGAGGAGTCGAGGTTTAGTTTGCTATATCTCTGATCGCGATCGCGCTACACTACGAGCAAAGCTAGGTTTACCAATTCATTTTCAGGCTTATGGTTTAGCAGATAAGTATAGTTTTAGCGATCGCGGCTCACCACCTTACACGATTGCATTTGGCAAGTCAGCGTTAATTTTAGAAACATTGCTCAGGTTTTGGAAACCAAAGGAGGACTTAGGATGGATTTGCTAA
- the cas7d gene encoding type I-D CRISPR-associated protein Cas7/Csc2 — protein sequence MTFLKSVDPKFFHDAIPAKPMGKYAHFLTLRITESYPLLQTDGELNRARIRAGIQHNETISRLAFFKRKQSTPERLTGRELLRKYEIGDAANCDYNVEFSKTTPDCVLYGFAIGDSGSEKSKVVVDTAYSITPFDDSHFNFTLNAPFESGTMSRKGEVTSRINSQDHILPQVFFPSIVTLKDPTEAGFLYVFNNILRTSRYGAQTTRTGTIRNELIGVVFADGEIVSNLRWTQKIYDLLSDRQQINLPDPLDEDFALTAAVDAIRDLISQEYVCHTDLIGDAFKPLLSEVQSLISNESRLIEILTKANAESSNYAQTWILKPSKDAKNDEKKAAKVGKK from the coding sequence ATGACATTTCTAAAATCTGTTGATCCCAAGTTTTTTCACGATGCAATCCCTGCAAAGCCTATGGGCAAGTATGCTCATTTTCTAACCTTGCGGATCACAGAGTCTTACCCACTCTTACAAACCGATGGAGAACTGAATCGGGCGAGAATTCGTGCTGGTATTCAACACAACGAGACAATTAGCCGTTTAGCTTTCTTTAAGCGCAAACAATCAACGCCTGAACGTTTAACAGGTCGTGAATTGCTGCGTAAGTATGAGATTGGAGATGCTGCAAATTGTGATTACAACGTAGAATTTAGCAAGACCACTCCTGACTGTGTTCTCTATGGATTTGCAATCGGTGATTCTGGCTCTGAAAAGTCTAAGGTAGTAGTCGATACGGCTTACTCAATTACACCTTTTGATGATTCGCATTTTAACTTCACTTTGAATGCTCCTTTTGAAAGTGGCACAATGAGCCGTAAAGGTGAAGTAACAAGCCGCATCAATAGCCAAGATCACATTTTGCCACAGGTGTTCTTTCCCAGCATCGTAACTCTAAAAGATCCGACAGAAGCAGGATTCCTCTATGTCTTTAACAATATTTTGCGAACCAGTCGCTATGGAGCGCAAACAACCCGCACAGGTACAATTCGCAATGAGTTGATCGGTGTTGTATTTGCAGATGGTGAAATTGTGAGCAATCTACGCTGGACTCAAAAAATCTATGATCTTTTGAGCGATCGCCAACAAATTAATCTTCCCGATCCATTAGACGAAGATTTTGCCCTAACTGCTGCTGTCGATGCAATTCGTGATTTGATTTCCCAAGAATATGTATGTCACACTGATTTGATTGGAGATGCTTTTAAACCTTTACTAAGTGAGGTTCAATCTTTAATCAGTAATGAATCTCGATTGATTGAAATATTGACAAAGGCTAATGCTGAGTCATCGAACTATGCTCAAACTTGGATTCTCAAACCATCTAAAGATGCTAAAAATGATGAGAAAAAGGCGGCAAAAGTAGGTAAAAAGTAA